One genomic segment of Ipomoea triloba cultivar NCNSP0323 chromosome 9, ASM357664v1 includes these proteins:
- the LOC116029040 gene encoding serine carboxypeptidase-like 2 produces MLAWLLDHPKFLSNPLYIAGDSYTGIIVPQIVQRIYDGLKSGIEPRLNIKGYVEGNPMTDKYADFNNRVVYAHRMGLLSDNLYKSTKVSCDGRYIDEHPQNAACQYDLERVSKCTEKIYMDQILEPMCSNENLLSLNVGENLTSLLLLQQYGCRDDNYLYSIWANNKIVQKALHVREETITEWVRCNESLMYYDFGMERTEAYAFNVQSTLHYHRSFTNNSCRVLIYSGDHDMVVPHLSTEEWIESLKVGVEDEWNLGLLRIK; encoded by the exons ATGCTGGCA TGGCTCCTGGACCACCCGAAATTCCTTAGCAATCCGCTGTACATTGCTGGAGATTCCTATACTGGAATTATTGTTCCACAGATTGTTCAAAGAATATACGATG GTTTAAAATCTGGAATTGAGCCACGCTTAAATATTAAA GGCTATGTGGAAGGCAATCCAATGACTGACAAATATGCAGACTTCAACAATAGAGTGGTATATGCTCATCGAATGGGGCTTTTATCAGACAATTTGTACAAG TCCACAAAAGTAAGTTGCGATGGGCGTTACATAGATGAACATCCGCAAAATGCAGCATGTCAATATGATCTTGAAAGAGTATCAAAG TGTACTGAAAAGATTTATATGGATCAAATTTTAGAACCAATGTGTAGCAATGAAAATTTACTGAGTCTAAATGTTGGTGAAAATCTTACCAGTCTCCTTTTACTGCAACAGTACGGGTGCAGA GATGATAATTATTTGTACTCCATTTGGGCAAATAACAAAATTGTCCAGAAAGCACTTCATGTGCGTGAG GAAACAATAACAGAGTGGGTCAGATGCAATGAAAGCTTGATGTATTATGATTTTGGTATGGAGAGAACTGAAGCATATGCTTTTAATGTCCAAAGCACTCTTCACTATCATCGGAGCTTCACTAACAATTCTTGTCGAGTTCTAATCTACAG TGGGGATCACGATATGGTTGTTCCTCATTTGAGCACAGAAGAATGGATAGAATCCTTAAAGGTTGGGGTTGAAGATGAGTGGAACCTTGGTTTGTTGAGGATCaagtag
- the LOC116028483 gene encoding serine carboxypeptidase-like 18, with translation MASLMEILLLLLLFLARSFSHSVVDTLPGFPGKLPFKLETGYIGVGEFQQVQLFYYFIESEKSPESDPLFLWLAGGPGCSGLSSLLYEIGPLRINYANSTGDIPALELNQYAWTKVANIIFLDQPVGTGFSYDKTWEAYVCNDTLSAQLAYSFLRGWLLDHPKFLSNPLYIAGDSYAGIIVPLIVREIYDGLESGIEPHLNLKGYVEGNPVTDQYADPNNRVKYAHRMGLLSDNLYQSTKVTCHGHYIGEDPENAECQYNLERVSKCTEKINQAQILEPVCSVESLLTLDVSSIGENLPQQWCRENNYLFSSTWANNKVVQKALHVHEGTITEWVRCNQSLKGDTNERTGAYNFNVQSTVDYHRSFTNKSCRVLIYSGDHDMVAPHLGTEEWIGSLQVAVEDDWRPWFVEDQVAGYTMKYSQNNYELTYATVKGAGHTAPEYKPRQCQSMIQRWLSNYSL, from the exons ATGGCCTCACTAATGGAAATCCTTCTGTTGTTACTCCTGTTTTTGGCTCGATCATTTTCACATTCAGTGGTTGACACTTTACCTGGATTCCCAGGAAAACTTCCATTCAAGCTCGAAACTGG TTACATAGGTGTGGGAGAATTTCAACAAGTTCAACTGTTTTACTACTTCATTGAATCTGAGAAGAGCCCAGAAAGTGACCCGCTCTTTCTCTGGCTCGCTGGAGGCCCAGGCTGCTCTGGTCTCTCTAGCCTCCTCTATGAGATAG GTCCTTTGAGAATTAATTATGCAAATTCCACTGGAGACATCCCAGCTTTGGAGTTGAACCAGTATGCGTGGACCAAG GTGgccaacattatatttttggaTCAACCAGTTGGAACAGGATTCTCCTATGATAAAACATGGGAAGCTTACGTGTGTAATGATACACTATCTGCACAACTTGCTTATAGTTTCCTCAGAGgg TGGCTCCTGGACCACCCGAAATTCCTTAGCAATCCATTGTACATTGCTGGTGATTCCTATGCTGGAATCATTGTTCCGCTGATTGTTCGCGAAATATATGATG GTTTAGAATCTGGAATTGAGCCACATCTAAATTTGAAA GGATATGTGGAAGGCAATCCAGTGACCGACCAATATGCAGACCCCAATAATAGAGTCAAGTATGCTCATCGAATGGGGCTTTTATCAGACAATCTATACCAG TCCACAAAAGTAACATGCCATGGACATTACATCGGTGAAGATCCAGAAAATGCTGAATGTCAATATAATCTTGAAAGAGTATCAAAG TGTACTGAAAAGATTAATCAGGCGCAAATTTTAGAACCGGTGTGTAGCGTTGAAAGTTTACTGACTCTAGATGTGAGTTCTATTGGTGAAAATTTACCGCAACAATGGTGCAGA gaaaataattatttgttctCCTCCACCTGGGCAAATAACAAAGTTGTCCAGAAAGCACTTCACGTGCATGAG GGAACGATAACAGAGTGGGTTAGATGCAACCAAAGCTTGAAAGGTGATACTAATGAGAGAACTGGGGCATACAATTTTAATGTCCAAAGCACAGTTGATTATCATCGAAGTTTCACCAACAAATCTTGTCGAGTCCTAATCTACAG TGGGGATCATGACATGGTCGCTCCTCATCTGGGCACAGAAGAATGGATAGGGTCCTTACAAGTTGCGGTTGAAGATGATTGGAGACCTTGGTTTGTTGAAGATCAAGTTGCAGG ATACACCATGAAGTATTCACAGAATAACTA